Within the Cololabis saira isolate AMF1-May2022 chromosome 22, fColSai1.1, whole genome shotgun sequence genome, the region cattttgttgttatatttgcttttaattgtattttgacGGATTTTGTTAAAATAGTGGCACAGAGAAAAACGTTACATGTTATTGTTCATCTGGGGTCATATTTCTCTGATACTAAGACCCACAACAATCAGTTGTAAtgcttgtaatgtttttaaactttaaaaattttaataaaattggTTTAAAAGAAGGTcttaacatttttaacattactGTTTATTAAACCCTAACAAGAAATGCCCTGGCTGAGCTATAGTACAAGATTACCAAATCAGAATGTAGCCCATGTAGTCAAGACAGCAGATGGTCTTCTTGGATTTCAGAGGGAACAGCTATGATGTAGGTCTCAAAACAGCGTTTCTGTTCATTTGCAATTCTGCTAACCTGAAAAAACTTACTTTCAAGCGCCTCCGTTTGGCTATATAAGCATCTTTAAGGTCCGGGTTCTGCTCGGCCAGTTTTTCCAGCTCCGACTGTGTGTTTCCAATCTGTGctgtcaataaaaaaaaggaggaaagagaTTATGGtaataagtcatagatttgatgttggtaaaacaaatgtgaaatCAGAAATTTCATTCTGTAAAAAACAAGATAATGACTATATCATGTTTGCTGTGTctttttttgtacataaaaTACATTTCTGCTAACTTTTCTTGGCCCTTAACATGAGTAGGgattataaaatacaaagtacaCAAGTGGTTTTTAACTATATATCAAAAGAAAagttaaatagttaaataaccacaGAGCTCATAATAAATGACCTTATAAAGAAAGATTAAGTGAGTCGGAAAATATCTAAAATAAGCATCAGCAGTTGTGAACAGCCCATTTGTTATTCAATACAAGCAGAAACTGAGTGGTAGTTGCTGCAATAAGATGAAGCTTGTACTGCTGCCCCCCCTGGCTGTTTTACTTCTTATAGATGTGGCGGCGTATGCCGGTATGTGGGAGTCCACGGTGATCTCAGGGTGGAGGATACAGCCATGTGTGTAGGCATCCATCTGTAGTGAGTCCAACAGCTCTCTGTAGTGCTGCACTCGGAGGTAGAATCTACTGCCCTCTTCAGGAACCAGGTTGGGAGTGCCCTCTGAAGACACACAAGTCAATAAAATGATAAAGGATTTATTTCATTTGGAGCTTCTTTTccctaatattttttttctctctcataaCAAATATAAAGAGAGAAGATTTCCAGTAATCGTACAAGTGATAATATTCACTACACTTGGTTTAGCGAGAGCAAAGAAGATAATAATTTGTATACAAGAGCAAGGATTTCAACACTTTCAGGTATCGGCCCAGGGAACTTTGTGCTTACCAGATTAAGTTGATTGAATGCAGACTCTTAGAACAAAGCTATCATGGATCAATGAAAACCaagaaaactgaaaaacaaataaaatcaatacaCATGCATCCCAAAACAACCCATAACAAACATATACAGCAAAGTAAACCAAGCCAAAACAGTTCAAAAGAGATGATTCAGGGAATGATGATCATTCAGGGAATGATGTTAAGATATTGGGGGTAACAGCTCTGTTACAGTCCAACAACCACTGAGTCTCACCATCAATAAAGTTCTGCTCCAGATAGTCCATTATCTGTGTGGGATCACATAAGACATTGTCTCCGTGGACCAGGACCGGCACCTCACCAGCAGGATTGAGATGCATGAACCAAGGCTCATTGTGCTCACTGAGCGGCAGGCTGACATCATACTCCTCACAGTGCAAACCCTTCTCTGCAATGGCCAGGCGTACCTGAAAAATACCTGTCACTGTCAGTACACAACCACATGCAGTCTAATTTAAACATCTCCATCAAGAAGCTGAAGGTAACTGATTTAACAGAAATCCCTGTATAaacagtgttgtttctgtctctGTTGGGAAATGTGAATACACATTGAGACTATATGATACAACTTTTGACTGATATTCATTAAGAcctataaagaataaataataaataaataaagcgtGTGAGAAAACGTTCTGTGCATTATTTTAAGGTGTAAGACAAATGAATATTGAAAGCATTGACGGTGAAAAGGCCACGTTACAGTTTTCTAATTAAATGTCTAATGGGGAGCTGTCCACTCAGCCGTGGTGCTGAAATATGTTGACGTGTTCTCACCTTCTGGGAATTGAAAGACTGCGTCCAGTGGTACAGCGTTAACTTTGACTCACATCTGTTTGCAACTGTGCCGCACTGCTGCCGCACCTCTTGTTCAGGGTCCGTCTCTACAAGTGCTGCCTTCTCATCTTGGGCTTCAGAGCCGTTTTCAGACGCCATTTTAGCTGTTAGCGTCTGGAGGGACAAGTGAGAGCAGATCACcgcgtcaaggctgatttatggttcaccaaCGCGgtgacgcgtaccctacgccgtaggctacgccgaaccctatggcgtaggctctgcgtcgatttaacgcagaaccataattcaggcttttctgtCAGCGTTGCTGCTCCACCTGCTGGCTCGGAGCACAACTTCAAAAGTGAGGTCTGTTGATGTTcctaaaatgtatttatgtattgacATATGATCAACGTGGGCCTACATCTTTATGTTGCCAAGTCATTACCATCTTTTAGTGTCTCTGTCCCTACTTAACTTGTTGTATGTCACTGTACATCAAACTAACTGTCATTCTGTGGTGTGTCACTGCATTATGTCTTTATTCCTTTTCTTTTGTGCCACTGTTGTtgtatgtgcttttattgtctataTCTTAATGTTACTCCCCCTCTCCCTTCCCCTTAGGAGGTCTTTCACCTCCTACCAGGCCATTGCCTTAAATAAGAATGTATTCTTAGAAAttcttgcctggttaaataaaggtttactactactactactactactactactactactactacattacAGCTTTTTATGTTTGCTCTGCTGTGTTCTTGTTCTTCCGTTTTCCGTCTTTACCCAATCTTTCTTCTTGCTGTTAttcttcttgtttttaataataCATAGTTAAACTCCAAGTTCTGTCACCCAATCCTGGGAAATACAGTTGTGTatcttcagaatcagaatcagaatcagaaagggggtttattgccaagtttgttaacacacacaaggaatttgttgtggtgattggtgcaatacagtaaaaataaaaataaaaatataaaaacaaacaaaatggagataaaataagagatagaatagaataaaatgtataaacagaaataaacagaaatgtacaatatgaggattaaaaagtgccggatatgagtctttacaaaaagtgacgtaggaaaGTTTGATCTTGTACTTTAAAAGGCAAGTATCCATTAGGAATGAAACAGCTGCATGTAAAATAACAGTGGTATTTTGATGCAATCTCAGATTGTAATATTTGTCATGTATGCCAGCTATGATAACTTAAACTTCTTTATGTCTTCATGTACACACCTAATAGATGTAGTTTTATATAGTTTTCTGCTAACTGTAACTGCTAACTGTAACTGGCTTTAGATCCCCCAAATCTAGATTCAAGAACTAAGATTAAAATCTTACTACAGCCTTACTATATCAAAACTCTGATGCATCAAGATAagtaacataaaagaaaaaaagagagaaagaaaatctatgaaagtaaaatcaaaTCCATGAGATTAAGATTACATCTATAGAAATAGCATAAATCTAAATCCTGCACATGGGATTAGCACTAATATCAGTGCAGAAAATTAATGAACAACCATTGCTTAGAAGCCATATATTTAATGCGTATATATTTATCGCGTATCACCAATAATTACTACATATGCAACCAACAGTATGTATTGTTGACACAATAAATCAAAgtataattattcacaaaataTGTCAGTTTTACGTAACAGCTGAAAATGTCCCCGATGAATTTTGTGTAATGTCTATATTGggacagcagagggcgctgttgcctCTTTAATTCTGCCGCATTATATTCGTTTATTCAACCATCATCATTAACGCTGATTAGAAGGTGTTTATACTTCGTTATGCTTATGCTTACTTTTAATGATTATCATTCACATTTTTAAGTTTTCTTTCACACATGAATCCATATTCTTCATCCTTTTCAGACTTGAGGGGAACTGCTTCTAGAGCTGTAACTGGGTGCAGTTTTCTTTCATAAAATTTAAGCGAAATTGCCAAggtttaataaaataatatctAAATCTAATTACATGGAGCGTGTGATAAGGataagttgaaatattgagcaAATAATAATTAAGTAAGCAGAATAAAGAATATATACACTTGTGTACACTGTCACCTAAAAAGTAACTGATTATA harbors:
- the gdap1 gene encoding ganglioside-induced differentiation-associated protein 1, encoding MTLTAKMASENGSEAQDEKAALVETDPEQEVRQQCGTVANRCESKLTLYHWTQSFNSQKVRLAIAEKGLHCEEYDVSLPLSEHNEPWFMHLNPAGEVPVLVHGDNVLCDPTQIMDYLEQNFIDEGTPNLVPEEGSRFYLRVQHYRELLDSLQMDAYTHGCILHPEITVDSHIPAYAATSIRTQIGNTQSELEKLAEQNPDLKDAYIAKRRRLKSKLFDHDNMKYLKKLLDELESVMDQVETELQRRVEETPEDGSPSWLCGDFFSMADVSLAVTLHRLKFLGLSRRYWGNGNRTNVETYYERVVERPAFRRVLGHVNNILISAVLPVAFRLARKNAPVIVGTTLLIGILGGATYLGFLYMKRRLISFS